The following proteins are encoded in a genomic region of Terriglobales bacterium:
- a CDS encoding RNA polymerase sigma factor, translating to MSDLYIDIASSIAAGFPASRAELAVRARELAGRCYREERDAIYRYLVALGTNPAEAQDLTQETFLKLYVALCNRTQIENVRAWLFTVASRLALNQRRWWRYRPAASEEDVARWLRSEADPQGTPEEALLHREKALRLEAAIRGLSPQQQACLHLRAEGFRYREIADILAVSLPTVAEFLRRAIAGLKKAMHE from the coding sequence ATGAGTGACCTCTACATTGACATCGCGAGTTCGATTGCTGCCGGGTTTCCGGCTTCGCGGGCCGAGCTTGCCGTGAGAGCGCGTGAGTTGGCCGGCCGCTGCTACCGCGAGGAACGCGACGCCATCTACCGGTATCTGGTCGCGCTGGGAACAAACCCAGCCGAGGCGCAGGACCTTACACAAGAGACATTCCTTAAGTTGTATGTCGCGCTGTGCAATCGCACGCAGATTGAAAATGTTCGGGCATGGCTGTTCACCGTGGCCTCTCGCCTGGCACTCAATCAAAGGCGCTGGTGGCGTTACCGGCCAGCAGCAAGCGAGGAGGACGTGGCCCGTTGGCTGCGCTCCGAAGCTGACCCGCAAGGCACGCCGGAAGAGGCACTGCTTCATCGCGAGAAAGCTTTACGCCTGGAGGCTGCGATTCGCGGGCTCTCTCCACAACAGCAGGCGTGCCTGCACCTGCGCGCCGAAGGCTTTCGCTATCGTGAGATCGCGGACATTCTCGCTGTTAGCCTGCCCACAGTGGCCGAGTTTCTGCGCAGAGCAATCGCAGGATTGAAGAAGGCTATGCATGAGTAG